A region from the Acyrthosiphon pisum isolate AL4f chromosome A1, pea_aphid_22Mar2018_4r6ur, whole genome shotgun sequence genome encodes:
- the LOC103309900 gene encoding piggyBac transposable element-derived protein 4-like: MDPAAINELLYASSDDESFIEYDDSSDEYFPGDTEEREVSDDSNCSSDSEDYNISDDWETNRNEEPQFIPFTGNPGLLSHVLDDEPYSLTPKSNLSTWYNTDVVELKKFLGLTIVMGYLKFPTLRTYWSQNEIDNHPIFGKTMSRHRYETILRCLCFYQPNLVDHSDRLHKISNVTNHIINNIRTKYYPNENLSLDESMLLWRGRLSFRQYIPSKAHKYGIKFYELCTKDGFILDILIYKGKGTVEDSRGVTFGIVAKLMEPYLGKGHTVYMDNFYNSVPLAQFLFENQTKVVGTLRKNRKDNPKDTLNAKLGKGEVAHVQKGNIHVIKYNDKRDVCMISTKQKMDFVEFTDRFGRKKMKPNIIVDYNNNMSGIDRADQMISYYPTPRKCLRWYIKVFFHLMDMCLWNGNLLYNKHVKNMAHLEFRKCVASCLIGISYNQRVVHNKPSQKTHNLMKVNIRKRCRVCHQNKLRKNTAFVCDTCKDDKGNTIGLCPDPCFKIYHL; encoded by the exons aTGGATCCTGCCGCTatcaatgaattattatacGCCAGTTCAGACGATGAAAGTTTTATTGAGTATGACGATAGTTCCGATGAATATTTTCCTGGTGATACCGAAGAGCGCGAAGTAAGTGATGACTCAAATTGTTCTAGTGATAgcgaagattataatataagtgatgATTGGGAAACCAATAGAAATGAAGAACCTCAGTTTATTCCGTTTACTGGAAATCCAGGGTTATTGAGCCATGTGCTGGATGATGAaccatata GCTTAACACCAAAATCAAATCTATCTACCTGGTATAATACTGATGTAgttgaattaaaaaagtttttaggtTTGACTATTGTGatgggttatttaaaatttccgaCACTTCGCACTTATTGGTCACAGAATGAAATTGATAATCATCCTATTTTTGGTAAAACAATGAGTAGACACCGGTACGAGACTATTTTACGCTGTTTGTGTTTTTACCAACCAAATTTAGTTGACCATTCAGACAGGttacataaaataagtaatgttacaaatcatataattaacaatattcgTACCAAGTACTATCCGAACGAAAATTTATCCTTAGACGAATCTATGTTGTTATGGAGGGGCAGACTAAGTTTTCGTCAATATATACCAAGCAAAGCTCATAAATATGGTATAAAGTTTTATGAACTGTGTACAAAAGATGGGTTTATATtggatattttgatatataaagGCAAAGGTACAGTTGAAGACAGTAGAGGTGTAACATTTGGAATTGTTGCTAAGCTTATGGAGCCATACTTAGGAAAAGGTCATACAGTATATATGGACAACTTTTACAATAGTGTACCTTTAgctcaatttttatttgaaaatcaaactAAGGTTGTTGGTACATTGAGAAAAAACAGAAAAGATAATCCCAAAGATACTTTGAATGCTAAATTGGGCAAAGGTGAAGTAGCTCATGTCCAGAAAGGCAATATACACGTAATTAAGTATAATGATAAAAGAGATGTGTGCATGATTTCTACCAAACAGAAAATGGACTTTGTAGAATTCACAGACAGATTTGGACGGAAAAAAATgaaacctaatattattgttgattacaataataatatgtctggtATTGACAGGGCTGATCAAATGATCAGCTACTATCCTACACCTAGAAAATGTTTACGATggtatataaaagttttttttcaccTCATGGATATGTGCTTATGGAATGGAAATCTATTGTATAATAAGCACGTTAAAAATATGGCTCACTTAGAATTTAGAAAATGTGTTGCAAGTTGTCTTATTGGTATTTCATACAATCAACGAGTAGTTCATAATAAACCATCACAAAAAACGCATAATCTTATGAaagtaaatattagaaaaagatGTAGAGTTTGTCATCAGAATAAACTGCGAAAAAATACTGCTTTTGTTTGTGATACATGCAAGGATGATAAAGGGAATACAATCGGTTTATGTCCTGATCCTTGTTTTaagatttatcatttataa